A single window of Nicotiana sylvestris chromosome 3, ASM39365v2, whole genome shotgun sequence DNA harbors:
- the LOC104223503 gene encoding magnesium protoporphyrin IX methyltransferase, chloroplastic: MAFSSPLFSPVNFALNPNSQIHPKSTKPNRRNFSVCAIPPLSTATDISAVTGPLDGTTLAVLGGGSVAALAAILSLADPERRRQLQAEEVGGGDKEVVREYFNNNGFQRWKKIYGDTDDVNKVQLDIRLGHSKTVENVMKMLTEEGSLQGVTVCDAGCGTGCLSIPLAKEGAVVSASDISASMVAEAQKQAQEELFKAKDDQSPAPVMPKFEVKDLESLDGKYDTVVCLDVMIHYPQSKADGMIAHLASLAENRLILSFAPKTFYYDLLKRIGELFPGPSKATRAYLHAEADVERALQKAGWKIRKRGLIATQFYFAKLIEAVPA; the protein is encoded by the exons ATGGCTTTCTCTTCGCCACTATTCTCTCCTGTTAACTTCGCCTTAAATCCTAACTCTCAAATCCATCCTAAAAGCACTAAACCCAACCGCCGGAACTTCTCCGTCTGCGCCATTCCGCCACTCTCTACTGCCACCGACATCTCGGCGGTCACCGGTCCGTTGGACGGAACGACTCTCGCCGTACTCGGTGGTGGTTCCGTGGCAGCACTTGCAGCTATCCTTTCGCTCGCCGACCCCGAGCGCCGGCGGCAGCTGCAGGCGGAGGAGGTCGGCGGCGGTGACAAGGAGGTAGTCAGAGAGTATTTCAACAACAATGGGTTTCAGAGGTGGAAGAAGATATATGGCGACACGGATGATGTGAACAAAGTGCAGTTGGACATAAGACTGGGCCATTCTAAAACTGTTGAGAATGtgatgaaaatgttgactgaagagGGGTCTCTTCAGGGAGTTACTGTCTGCGACGCTGGTTGTGGGACCGGTTGTTTATCCATTCCGCTAGCTAAAGAAGGTGCTGTTGTATCAGCTAGTGATATTTCAGCTTCCATGGTCGCTGAAGCCCAAAAACAG GCGCAAGAGGAGTTATTCAAGGCTAAGGATGACCAGTCCCCGGCACCAGTAATGCCAAAATTTGAAGTGAAGGACTTGGAGAGTTTGGATGGGAAGTATGACACTGTGGTCTGCTTAGATGTTATGATACATTACCCACAAAGTAAGGCTGATGGTATGATTGCTCATCTTGCGTCATTGGCTGAGAATCGTTTGATCCTGAGCTTCGCCCCAAAGACATTCTATTATGATTTGTTAAAAAGAATCGGAGAGTTGTTCCCTGGACCTTCAAAGGCTACACGAGCATATCTACATGCAGAGGCTGATGTGGAGCGGGCACTGCAAAAAGCTGGGTGGAAGATAAGGAAGAGAGGCCTGATTGCCACACAATTTTACTTTGCAAAGCTTATTGAGGCTGTCCCTGCTTAG
- the LOC104223504 gene encoding trihelix transcription factor ASR3-like: MNENTTSLADLVDGQQKPTEDTDDKSKTPRHSRWTRQETLVLIEGKKIAEERTHRGRKSSSVFGSDKPEPKWNSVSSYCRQHGANRGPVQCRKRWSNMISDFRKIKAWESQTNGSSESYWIMSNDLRRERKLPGFFDREVYDVLDGKEFTAEAYQLALVTITTDDKVEYGIETAEEEEEEDEQENTEAEAVSHTDGYIMADDVLFPAMEEIGSNPLKEGIAKHKKAKSIPSPTPISGTAEGEQPGSDFWKSSIFKDGVKRKRQSPDGCIATSLGYKLLKTLEQNTNMLHAQLDAQIDNHQLDREQQKEHTDSLIAALNKVADALARVADKM; the protein is encoded by the exons ATGAATGAGAACACCACATCTTTAGCTGACTTGGTTGATGGACAGCAAAAACCAACTGAAGACACAGATGACAAAAGTAAAACACCAAGACACTCGCGATGGACCAGACAAGAAACACTTGTTCTCATAGAAGGAAAGAAGATTGCAGAGGAAAGAACTCATAGGGGGCGTAAATCCAGTTCTGTGTTCGGTTCAGACAAGCCGGAACCCAAATGGAATTCGGTCTCCTCTTACTGCAGACAACATGGAGCAAACAGAGGACCTGTTCAATGCAGAAAACGATGGAGCAACATGATCAGTGACTTCAGGAAAATTAAAGCATGGGAGTCACAAACAAATGGAAGCAGCGAATCTTATTGGATTATGAGTAATGATCTAAGGCGAGAGAGAAAGCTACCAGGTTTTTTTGACAGAGAAGTCTATGATGTCTTGGATGGGAAGGAATTCACAGCAGAAGCATACCAACTAGCTCTGGTAACCATAACTACAGATGATAAAGTTGAGTATGGGATAGAAACagcagaagaagaggaagaggaggaCGAGCAGGAGAACACAGAGGCTGAAGCAGTTTCTCATACAGATGGATATATCATGGCAGATGATGTTCTGTTTCCAGCCATGGAGGAAATTGGAAGCAACCCACTGAAGGAAGGGATTGCCAAACATAAGAAAGCTAAGTCCATTCCCTCTCCCACGCCTATATCAG GTACAGCTGAAGGTGAACAGCCTGGATCAGATTTCTGGAAAAGCTCCATTTTTAAGGACGGAGTGAAGAGAAAAAGACAATCACCAGATGGTTGTATTGCTACTAGTCTGGGATATAAACTGCTGAAAACTTTGGAGCAAAACACCAACATGCTTCATGCACAACTTGATGCTCAAATCGACAACCATCAACTGGACAGGGAGCAGCAGAAGGAACACACTGATAGCTTAATTGCTGCTCTTAACAAGGTTGCTGATGCACTAGCAAGAGTTGCTGATAAGATGTGA
- the LOC104229622 gene encoding uncharacterized protein isoform X2 yields the protein MVEEEPKVIAEEIRREQEEVLLSLIEQRTKDVENLRKRISYYTSQLDQAERNLEESQQKLASLRARVNVATSTSFHGNDLDPVKAKIRSVSPIQISDDSSESLSECKPQPDKDNITARKSSALDKKIASPFQKNNDNSAKLPTAKPLLIIPDVRPKVSQPLKMVEPSPVLCGSDLCAGGSGFNFRNTRIARSKADNIVETPPDVVAAEIQPKGTKRKFEQKEREELIPLIGSSSSASKIHCQTCNFIPSQHKRKMRTIVLCPTNDQLFASRSSANLVSSTDCISREGRRWPEDVAWHPKGTSLFSVYSADGGDSQISILNLNKGKENTRVNFLEEKPHVKGIINSITFMPWEEDCFVTGGNDHAVVLWTNKDGENSWKPKVLPKEHSSAVMGVAGLQHKKVVMSAGADKRILGFDLPAQRIEYKHQLESKCMSVLPNPHDLNLFMVQTGTLEKQLRLFDFRSRQAEIHSFGWKQESSDSHSALINQAWSPDGLYISSGSVDPDIHIFDIRYNSHKPSQSIRAHHKRVFKAVWHHTLPLLISISSDLNIGLHRIL from the exons atggtggaagaagaacCAAAGGTTATAGCAGAGGAGATAAGAAGGGAGCAAGAAGAAGTACTGTTGTCTCTCATTGAACAACGTACTAAAGATGTTGAAAATCTTCGCAAACGCATCTCTTATTACACTTCTCAG CTTGATCAAGCAGAGAGGAATTTAGAGGAGTCACAACAGAAACTTGCTAGCCTCCGGGCTCGGGTCAATGTGGCAACATCCACAAGCTTTCATGGGAATGACCTGGATCCGGTGAAAGCTAAAATAAGATCCGTCAGTCCTATTCAGATAAGTGATGATTCTTCTGAAAGCCTCTCTGAGTGTAAGCCTCAACCTGACAAAGACAACATCACAGCTAGAAAATCTTCAGCACTTGATAAAAAAATAGCAAGCCCTTTTCAGAAAAACAATGATAATTCCGCGAAGCTGCCCACGGCAAAACCATTACTTATCATTCCTGACGTGAGACCAAAGGTTTCTCAGCCTTTGAAGATGGTAGAACCTAGTCCTGTCCTATGTGGATCTGATTTGTGTGCTGGAGGATCAGGATTTAATTTTCGTAACACTCGCATTGCAAGGTCAAAAGCAGATAATATTGTGGAAACCCCTCCTGACGTTGTAGCTGCTGAGATTCAACCTAAAGGAACAAAAAGGAAGTTTG AACAGAAAGAGCGTGAAGAGTTGATTCCGTTGATAGGTAGCTCCTCTTCAGCAAGCAAGATCCATTGTCAGACGTGCAATTTCATACCTAGTCAACACAAGCGAAAGATGAGAACTATTGTCTTGTGCCCTACGAATGATCAACTTTTTGCGAGCAG GTCAAGTGCTAATCTTGTCAGTAGCACAGATTGCATTTCGCGCGAGGGTAGAAGATGGCCAGAAGACGTAGCATGGCATCCGAAAGGCACTAGTCTCTTTTCTGTGTACAGCGCTGATGGTGGGGATTCACAAATTTCAATCTTGAATCTTAACAAGGGAAaagag AATACGCGAGTAAATTTCTTGGAGGAGAAACCTCATGTCAAAGGGATCATTAACAGCATAACGTTCATGCCATGGGAAGAGGACTGTTTTGTTACTGGTGGTAATGATCATGCAGTTGTCTTGTGGACCAATAAAGATGGAGAAAATTCATGGAAGCCTAAAGTGTTGCCTAAAGAGCATTCTTCTGCTGTAATGGGAGTTGCCGGTTTGCAGCATAAGAAAGTTGTGATGTCTGCTGGTGCCGATAAACGTATATTAGGATTTGATTTACCAGCTCAGAGAATAGAATACAAACATCAACTAGAAAGCAAATGCATGAGTGTCCTGCCTAATCCACATGATTTGAACCTTTTTATGGTTCAGACAGG GACCTTAGAGAAACAGCTTCGCTTGTTTGATTTTAGGTCGAGGCAAGCTGAGATTCATTCCTTTGGGTGGAAACAAGAAAGCAGTGACTCGCACTCGGCTCTTATAAATCAGGCTTGGTCACCTGATGGTTTGTACATTTCATCTGGCTCTGTTGATCCTGACATTCACATATTTGATATACGGTACAAttctcacaaaccttcccagtccATTAGAGCTCATCATAAGCGAGTCTTCAAAGCTGTTTGGCACCACACTCTCCCGCTCCTCATTTCTATATCTTCTGATTTGAACATTGGATTGCACAGAATTTTATGA
- the LOC104229622 gene encoding uncharacterized protein isoform X1, with the protein MVEEEPKVIAEEIRREQEEVLLSLIEQRTKDVENLRKRISYYTSQLDQAERNLEESQQKLASLRARVNVATSTSFHGNDLDPVKAKIRSVSPIQISDDSSESLSECKPQPDKDNITARKSSALDKKIASPFQKNNDNSAKLPTAKPLLIIPDVRPKVSQPLKMVEPSPVLCGSDLCAGGSGFNFRNTRIARSKADNIVETPPDVVAAEIQPKGTKRKFEQKEREELIPLIGSSSSASKIHCQTCNFIPSQHKRKMRTIVLCPTNDQLFASSALDGVVNLWQVQDMGSSANLVSSTDCISREGRRWPEDVAWHPKGTSLFSVYSADGGDSQISILNLNKGKENTRVNFLEEKPHVKGIINSITFMPWEEDCFVTGGNDHAVVLWTNKDGENSWKPKVLPKEHSSAVMGVAGLQHKKVVMSAGADKRILGFDLPAQRIEYKHQLESKCMSVLPNPHDLNLFMVQTGTLEKQLRLFDFRSRQAEIHSFGWKQESSDSHSALINQAWSPDGLYISSGSVDPDIHIFDIRYNSHKPSQSIRAHHKRVFKAVWHHTLPLLISISSDLNIGLHRIL; encoded by the exons atggtggaagaagaacCAAAGGTTATAGCAGAGGAGATAAGAAGGGAGCAAGAAGAAGTACTGTTGTCTCTCATTGAACAACGTACTAAAGATGTTGAAAATCTTCGCAAACGCATCTCTTATTACACTTCTCAG CTTGATCAAGCAGAGAGGAATTTAGAGGAGTCACAACAGAAACTTGCTAGCCTCCGGGCTCGGGTCAATGTGGCAACATCCACAAGCTTTCATGGGAATGACCTGGATCCGGTGAAAGCTAAAATAAGATCCGTCAGTCCTATTCAGATAAGTGATGATTCTTCTGAAAGCCTCTCTGAGTGTAAGCCTCAACCTGACAAAGACAACATCACAGCTAGAAAATCTTCAGCACTTGATAAAAAAATAGCAAGCCCTTTTCAGAAAAACAATGATAATTCCGCGAAGCTGCCCACGGCAAAACCATTACTTATCATTCCTGACGTGAGACCAAAGGTTTCTCAGCCTTTGAAGATGGTAGAACCTAGTCCTGTCCTATGTGGATCTGATTTGTGTGCTGGAGGATCAGGATTTAATTTTCGTAACACTCGCATTGCAAGGTCAAAAGCAGATAATATTGTGGAAACCCCTCCTGACGTTGTAGCTGCTGAGATTCAACCTAAAGGAACAAAAAGGAAGTTTG AACAGAAAGAGCGTGAAGAGTTGATTCCGTTGATAGGTAGCTCCTCTTCAGCAAGCAAGATCCATTGTCAGACGTGCAATTTCATACCTAGTCAACACAAGCGAAAGATGAGAACTATTGTCTTGTGCCCTACGAATGATCAACTTTTTGCGAGCAG TGCACTGGATGGGGTTGTCAACTTGTGGCAGGTGCAGGACATGGG GTCAAGTGCTAATCTTGTCAGTAGCACAGATTGCATTTCGCGCGAGGGTAGAAGATGGCCAGAAGACGTAGCATGGCATCCGAAAGGCACTAGTCTCTTTTCTGTGTACAGCGCTGATGGTGGGGATTCACAAATTTCAATCTTGAATCTTAACAAGGGAAaagag AATACGCGAGTAAATTTCTTGGAGGAGAAACCTCATGTCAAAGGGATCATTAACAGCATAACGTTCATGCCATGGGAAGAGGACTGTTTTGTTACTGGTGGTAATGATCATGCAGTTGTCTTGTGGACCAATAAAGATGGAGAAAATTCATGGAAGCCTAAAGTGTTGCCTAAAGAGCATTCTTCTGCTGTAATGGGAGTTGCCGGTTTGCAGCATAAGAAAGTTGTGATGTCTGCTGGTGCCGATAAACGTATATTAGGATTTGATTTACCAGCTCAGAGAATAGAATACAAACATCAACTAGAAAGCAAATGCATGAGTGTCCTGCCTAATCCACATGATTTGAACCTTTTTATGGTTCAGACAGG GACCTTAGAGAAACAGCTTCGCTTGTTTGATTTTAGGTCGAGGCAAGCTGAGATTCATTCCTTTGGGTGGAAACAAGAAAGCAGTGACTCGCACTCGGCTCTTATAAATCAGGCTTGGTCACCTGATGGTTTGTACATTTCATCTGGCTCTGTTGATCCTGACATTCACATATTTGATATACGGTACAAttctcacaaaccttcccagtccATTAGAGCTCATCATAAGCGAGTCTTCAAAGCTGTTTGGCACCACACTCTCCCGCTCCTCATTTCTATATCTTCTGATTTGAACATTGGATTGCACAGAATTTTATGA
- the LOC104229614 gene encoding protein BONZAI 1-like: protein MGNCCSDVAGGQSAVGGTGKNQNDPAYSPNEAVDAFLKSRGYQGLYSQIELSLSATSLRDRDMLSKSDPMAVLYSKEKDGSLKELSRTEVVLNSLNPKWITKYTIAYYFETVQNLVFRVYDVDTQFHNQDVKMLKLEEQDFLGEASCTLAQIVTKSGRSLTLDLVCGEQSSGQTHARKLGKLTVLAEESVSSKTTIELRLRCSELESKDLFSKSDPFLVVSKATESGIVVPICKTEVIKNDHSPIWKSVFLNIQQIGSKDSPLTIECYDFNSNGKHSLLGKIHKSLSDLEKLHSAGIGANLFIPAALGPNQQNKVLKSELFVESYSEKIQYTFLDYLAWGYELNFMVAIDFTASNGNPRLPDSLHYIDPSGRPNAYQRAILDVGEVLQYYDTDKRFPAWGFGARPIDGPVSHCFNLNGSNSYCEVEGIQGIMMAYMSALHNVSLAGPTLFGPVITSAAHIASQSMTNNERKYFVLLIITDGVITDLQETMDALVQAADLPLSILIVGVGGADFKEMEILDADKGERLESTTGRVAVRDIVQFVPLRDVQNGDVSVVQSLLAELPSQFLEFMRFRKIQPTL, encoded by the exons ATGGGAAATTGCTGCTCCGACGTGGCCGGCGGACAATCGGCGGTCGGCGGTACCGGAAAAAATCAGAACGATCCAGCTTACTCTCCTAACGAGGCCGTCGATGCCTTCCTTAAGTCTCGCGGTTACCAAGGCCTCTACTCTCAGATCGAG TTGTCTCTATCTGCTACCAGCTTGCGCGATCGTGATATGCTTTCCAAG AGTGACCCTATGGCAGTCctttattcaaaagaaaaagatGGTTCATTGAAAGAGCTTAGCCGTACAGAAGTAGTTTTGAACTCATTGAACCCGAAGTGGATTACAAAATATACAATTGCTTATTATTTTGAGACAGTGCAGAATTTAGT GTTTCGTGTGTACGATGTTGACACTCAATTTCACAATCAAGATGTCAAG ATGCTTAAACTGGAAGAGCAGGACTTTCTTGGTGAGGCCAGTTGCACATTGGCCCAG ATTGTCACAAAGTCGGGCAGGTCCCTGACCTTGGACCTTGTATGTGGCGAACAATCTTCTGGTCAAACGCATGCGCGAAAGTTAGGCAAGCTTACTGTTTTAGCTGAAGAAAGTGTCAGCTccaagactactattgagttgagaTTAAGATGTTCAGAATTGGAATCAAAGGATTTGTTCTCAAAAAGT GATCCATTTCTGGTGGTCTCAAAAGCTACAGAAAGTGGAATAGTGGTTCCAATTTGCAAAACAGAAGTGATAAAAAATGATCACTCACCCATCTGGAAATCGGTGTTCCTGAATATCCAACAAATTGGAAGTAAG GACAGCCCATTAACTATCGAGTGTTATGACTTCAATAGCAACGGCAAGCATAGTTTACTTGG AAAGATTCACAAGTCACTGTCAGATTTAGAAAAGTTACATTCTGCCGGTATTGGTGCAAATCTTTTTATACCAGCTGCTCTGGGACCTAATCAACAAAACAAG GTTCTGAAGAGTGAGCTTTTCGTGGAAAGCTATTCTGAGAAAATCCAGTATACATTCCTTGATTACTTAGCATGGGGCTATGAACTCAACTTCATGGTGGCCATTGATTTCACTG CTTCCAATGGAAATCCACGCCTCCCTGATTCATTGCATTATATCGACCCTTCAGGACGGCCAAATGCCTATCAGAGA GCAATCTTGGATGTTGGAGAGGTGTTGCAGTATTATGATACAGACAAACGTTTTCCTGCTTGGGGTTTTGGAGCACGGCCAATTGATGGCCCAGTTTCTCATTGCTTCAATCTAAATGGTAGCAACAGTTACTGTGAG GTGGAAGGAATCCAGGGTATTATGATGGCATACATGAGTGCTCTTCATAATGTTTCACTTGCAGGTCCAACTTTATTTGGACCAGTGATTACTTCTGCTGCACATATAGCAAGTCAGTCTATGACGAACAATGAGCGGAAGTATTTCGTTTTGTTAATAATCACG GATGGAGTGATAACAGATCTCCAAGAAACAATGGATGCTCTTGTTCAAGCTGCGGATTTGCCATTGTCAATTCTTATTGTTGGGGTTGGAGGAGCAGACTTCAAAGAAATGGAG ATATTAGATGCTGATAAAGGAGAGAGGCTAGAGTCTACAACTGGACGTGTTGCCGTGCGGGATATAGTACAATTTGTTCCTCTCCGAGATGTACAAA